Proteins encoded in a region of the Poecilia reticulata strain Guanapo linkage group LG14, Guppy_female_1.0+MT, whole genome shotgun sequence genome:
- the LOC108166880 gene encoding uncharacterized protein LOC108166880 has translation MQKRRATDTEPFQEKQKKKKKESTAALSYCAFWTKGTMRPARQSFGERKKIIITLCFPTSFPLNVPVPRLFSCREVSVSGNNQDPGGSARREGSGAKRSNKAHGRFPSAEVRRIKEVEEREIKIKKIKTSRAQLKLCVLSKKVSRRPWAHSSLSPSVSKKLTNSHSSSEWLLLLLPACLPARAARILPLPDFQADSDPASVALLQRINTLVCLGFRKAVAEGARRSFAYMARKRRDSSAPKQSNGSMQTREGRKIKEEELKRKGAQKKTQQEETQNRWRERERRSQAGRKQRGKKQPAGSF, from the exons ATGCAGAAAAGGAGAGCGACAGATACAGAGCCTTtccaagaaaagcaaaaaaaaaaaaaaaaggaatccaCAGCCGCTCTCAGCTACTGCGCCTTTTGGACAAAGGGAACCATGCGTCCCGCTCGGCAGAGCTTcggagagaggaaaaaaataataataacccTTTGCTTCCCGACTTCTTTTCCTTTAAACGTGCCTGTTCCCCGTTTATTCTCCTGTCGGGAAGTATCCGTGAGCGGTAACAACCAGGATCCGGGAGGCTCTGCGCGCAGAGAAGGGAGCGGAGCAAAGCGATCCAACAAAGCGCACGGTCGGTTCCCTTCAGCAGAGGTGAGGCGAATcaaagaggtggaggagagagaaataaaaataaaaaaaataaaaacctcacgAGCCCAGTTGAAGCTGTGTGTTCTGTCTAAAAAGGTTTCCCGACGACCATGGGCGCACAGCAGCCTCTCCCCATCCGTTTCCAAGAAGCTGACAAACTCCCATTCATCCAGTGAGtggctgctgctcctgctgcctgcctgcctgcccgCCCGCGCGGCCCGGATCCTCCCACTTCCTGATTTCCAGGCGGACTCGGATCCAGCCTCAGTAGCACTCCTTCAGAGGATAAACACACTCGTGTGTCTGGGCTTCCGAAAAGCTGTGGCTGAAGGCGCACGGCGATCTTTTGCGTATATGGCGCGCAAAAGGAGAGACAGCAGCGCTCCAAAG CAATCCAATGGGAGCATGCAGACTAGGGAGGGCAGAAAGATAAAGGAGGAGGAACTAAAGAGGAAGGGAGcacagaagaaaacacaacaggagGAGACACAGAatagatggagagagagagagagaaggagccAAGCAGGGAGGAAACAGAGGGGAAAGAAACAGCCTGCTGGgtctttttaa